TGAATTGACATGTAGATAAATTGGGAAAACCTATGATTTGTTTCATTGTGGCTCTCCCTCCTTACATTGTATATAAATTGTAGTATAAATCTTCTTTAACACAAGGTGGGTTTATTACTAGTATTAAACTGCATCAGGTTCATTAATAGGTTAGTCTTTCACCAATTTGTTTCTTTTGCAGAACTTCTTCTTTGTGGTGGTTCTTGCTGGCTACATCATTTGCATGTACGGGGCTCTCAAGTATTATCCACTGCTTTACGCCATCGCGGGGATCGCTTTCATGTCGCCATATTTTATAATGATGCTCAAGATGTTGCCACTTCTCAAGGGTTTCTACATTGAAAGATACGCCACCGACCCCTACCAACGACCAGTCGTGAGGATGTAATGTCTTGTCTAACTAAGGGTGCTTTATCTCACCAGCAGTGAGGTGAACGTTGCTCATCAAAAGACTGCCCCTCTTAGAACTAGTGCTCATCAGTTAACTGTGTAACTGTAGCGCATCTATGCTACCTCGGATATTGATCTTGTATATATACTTGTCTTCCATCATGAGCGCTCTGCGTCCTTGTTATTTATCCAGATTGTTTGTTTTTCTTCCTGAATGATGATCATAGTTAATTTGTATTGGATTTGGATATTTATACTTAGGGAAAAAGAAAGTTATTTCATTTCCTTTGTGGGCTCTGCCGTGGTAACGAAAAATCATTTCAATTTGGTTTGCTGTGTCCTGTGTGCCTGTGCTATTCCCTGtcagtaattgatttcagaaactggcaagctttgataatgtaagagttacttgctaattagccaagcagtcatatatacatgatcatccatCGATTGATACTTGACTTGGGATCTTATAGCTTTAGTACCTTTCTTTGTAAATGCGTACGTATGTTTGATGCTCCGATGTCCAATCTGCCCCACTGTGGTGCctcttatttctgcaaatagtgaCTAGACTGCCAAGTGTTGGCTCGCTCAAGAAGGTGCTGGGCCGTTCCACATTTTCCTGCATATTTGTCAAATTATGAAATTGATGAAATCAGAAAATACGTTGTTCATCCTATGATTGTTTTTTTTGAGCTGATTCATCCTATGAATTTTTTTTGAGCTGATTCATCCTATGATTGTGAACCAAATAACGGTGGAATTTCAGCCATGATAAGTGCATAGGATCCTCCTTCTAACTGCCACGATACACATAACGGTGAGTAAAGATGATAATATCATTTATGAGTTAGTCAACACAAGACAGTGCCACACACTCTAATTACCTGGAACTTGCAGTATAAATGCAGAACCTTAATCAGCATGATCCTCTGACCTTAGAAGCAAAATAATCGATCTGACCCCTAGGAATCAGATGTCCGATTTGTTTGATCACATATACGTTGAATATAATGCCAGAAAAGGTGCTTGGGTTAGTTTGCAATGCAACGTTTCCCTATATAGTAGTAGTACCTCAGCCTGTTGGAATAAACCAAAACTTGTCCGTGTCCGGATTGAGAACGGATTTGTTGCCGTGTGATTAGATTAGGAAAATACTCGGTTTGAGTTTGAGTCGAGCACGTCTTGCTAGTCCCCTATGTATACGATGATGCTTTGTATCGTCAGTTCGTGAAATAAAGAGAAGCAGGCACGGGGCGTGTGTGGTTTCCAGCGGAAGGATCGGTCAGCTTGTGGTGGCCAGATTCGCTTGCAAGGGAGCAGGATAAGATAATTACACGATAGTACCACATTTGGGGCGGTGGTGGCGAATTGGTACTACTTTTAAAAAAATTTACGTGTCAGTACTACGTTTGGGTCTAACCGTTGCAAATCGAGCTAATCTTCGTATTTCTACGTATTGACGCTGGAACTGACCGCCCGAGCCCGCGCGTCAGCTGCCACGCTGGCGAATCGGCACCCGCTCGCTCGCTCGATAGGTGCGGTCCGGCTCGAACCAGACCGGCCCGTGCTCTGTCTCTCCCTCCTCGCTCGTgccttcctcctcgctcctctctcgccgccctcgtcgccgcccgCAGCGTTGCCGGACcggaccgccgccgcccgccatggtTTTCGAAGACGAAAGCAGTGAGGAGACGTCCAGCCTGCCGTACATGCACTCGACCTCATCCACGGACGGGCTTAACCTGGTGATTTCCCTTGAGctaggtttagggttagggtttcagaTTTGGGGCTTTTTGATTTGGTTGATTTTGCTGGGTTTTGATTTGGGCATTTTGTTTGTATGAGGTTCGGCAGGTCCCTTTCAGCGTTGAAGAGAAAGGCCTTGGGGCTTAACCAGGTCATCCATCCAGTGTGTGTGCCATCAGTTGGTGGAGGAGGAGCACTAGAAGTTGAGGCACCATACTGCCTTGGGGCAGAGAAAGGCCTTGAAGAATGAGCACCTCTCCCAGCAGTAGATTGAGCACTAGAAGATGCTCTTCCAGATCCTCTTCCACCACCAGCCCTTCTTCCAGCACCTCTGCCAGCACCACTTCCACCACCTCTGCCAGCACTAGCAGAAGCTCTAGGTGTTGCTGAAGCAGTTTTAGGTGTTGCTGAAGCAGCTCTAGGTGTTGCTGCAGGAGCTGTAGGAGCAACACCTCTTCCTTGTGAATTCCTTGCAGCAGGCTTGGAAAACAATTCAAAGGAAACACACTTAATAATACTACAAGTAAGAAATGTACAAGGGACAAAGGTATTTAAAAGAAACATCAAAGTGAAGAACTAGTTCAAAGGGCTTACCACA
This window of the Triticum aestivum cultivar Chinese Spring chromosome 5D, IWGSC CS RefSeq v2.1, whole genome shotgun sequence genome carries:
- the LOC123124231 gene encoding uncharacterized protein, whose product is MEAKSASGAEERSMSISVAEECTAAEEARIIKKYLLAAFIRHAFNFFFVVVLAGYIICMYGALKYYPLLYAIAGIAFMSPYFIMMLKMLPLLKGFYIERYATDPYQRPVVRM